The window GGTGGTCATGGTGCTGACCGCGGTGAACGCGGCGGTCAGCACACCGACGATCACGGCCTTGTCGCCGTCTAGCCGCCACACGCCGAAGATCGCGACCCCGGCGATCGCGAGATTGCTGACGAGGACCGCGAGCAGCCCGTAGAGCGCCCGGTTCTTCTCCAGTTCGGTCTCCCGAATGGCTCTGGCCTCGTCGTCCCGGCTCATCTCTTCCCCCCGGCAGCCGCCCACGGACACATCCGGTCCGATCAGCCTGAAACGTAGCGCTGTCCCGGAGACGACGAAACCCCCTTCCGGTAACCCGGAAGGGGGTTTCGCTGCGGTGGCTGGGGCCGGGGTCGAACCGGCGACCTTCCGCTTTTCAGGCGGACGCTCGTACCAACTGAGCTACCCAGCCACGAGGTTTCACGTGAAACCTCAGCGGTCCTGACGGGATTTGAACCCGCGGCCTCCACCTTGACAGGGTGGCGAGCACTCCAAACTGCTCCACAGGACCAAGCGTGTGTGCAACAGTGTCGCACACGATCTTGCGTGCCCCCAACGGGATTCGAACCCGTGCTACCGCCTTGAAAGGGCGGCGTCCTAGGCCGCTAGACGATGAGGGCTATCGGCCCGCCTGGGCGCTTCTCAGCGCGTCGGGGACGTGAGAAGCATATGGGATGGCGGGGAGGATCGCCAAAACGGTTTACGGGGCCCGACGGGACGCCGGACCGGAGGGCGTGCCGGACAGGGTGCCGGACGGTGTGGGGTCCGGGGACGCCCCGATCCCGTTCTCGTCCGCGAGGTGGCGGCTGACCTCGGCCGTCGTGAGTCCCAGGCCGCCCAGCTTGATGGCGTCCCAGGCCTGCAGGCGCTTGCTGTCGCGGTCGAAGTAGAGGATCGAGGCCTCGATGGGTGCGGGGTACTGCCGCTCGACCGCGCGCAGTCCGCTGCCGCCGGTCGAGCCCTCCATGCGCAGCCGGGTGCCGTACTTCAGCATCTCGGTGCCCTGGTGGTGCAGGTGGCCGCAGAGCACCAGCGGCACCTCGCCGTCGGTCTCGCGGGCCGCGGCCGGCTCGTGGGCGATCGCCACGTCCGCCGGGGTGCCGGACGCGCGCTGGTCCCGCAGGGCGCTGGCCAGCCGGTCGCCCGCCAGCTCCTCCGACCTGTCCCCGCCGGGCACCGCCGAGCGGTCGGGGGTGAACTGCGGATCGCCCATGCCCGCGAAGCGCAGCCCGCCGACGGTCTCCGCCCGGCCGTCGTCCAGGACGTGCACGTTCTTGATGCGCTCCAGATAGCGCTGCGTGGTGCGCGAGTCGTGGTTGCCCCGCACCCAGACGTACGGCGCCCCCAGGTCGCCGATCGGGTCGAGGAAGCCGTTCTCCGCCGCCGCGCCGTGGTCCATGGTGTCGCCGGAGTCGACGATCACATTCACCCTGTACTGCTTCACCAGCGAGGCGATGATCTTCCAGCTCGCCGGGTTCAGATGGATGTCCGACACGTGCAGGACCCGGATCGTGGAGGGGTCGGGCTGATAGGCCGGGAGCGTGGACGTGACGTCGTAGAGCTTGGTCACGTTCGTCACCAGGCGGGCCAACTCCTTCTGGTAGACGTCGAATTCCGTGACGATGCTGCGTGCGTTGCCGACCACGGACGGGGCCGAGCTCAGCAGGCCGGAGAACTTCGGCTCCAGGACCGACTTCGGGTTCCAGGTGGCGTACGCCGACGCGCCCGAGGCGGCCAGCAGCGCCAGGGCCAGCCCGCCCGCCGCGAGGGCACGGCGCGGACGGCGGTAGACGGCGAGGCCGAGGGCGGTCGCGCCGGTGACGACAGCGACGCACGAGCGCACGGCCAGGTCGAGCGTGCCGTGCTCGACGTCGTCGGTGACCTCGTCCTGAAGGCCGGAGAGCCGCTCGGGGTGGTCCACCAGGGCCTGCGAGCGCAGCGGGTCCAGCTGGTCGACGTTCACGTCCAGGCGGACGGGGGCCACGTGGCTGTCGAGTGTCAGCGCGCCCAGCGGGGAGATGTTGATCTTCGTGCCGCCGGTGAGGGAGGGACGCAGCGCCATCGTCGTGTTCATCGGGCCGACCGGGGCCCGGACGTTGCCGACGATCAGCAGGCCCAGCCAGGCGCCGATCAGCACCACCGTCGTCAGGCCGAGGGCGCTGAGCCAGGGGCGTGGGCGGGCGGCGAGTTCGAGGGCGGGCTGTTTCCCGCCGCGGCGGCGGGTGCGGTTCGGGGTGCGGTTCAGCATGCGGTCCAGGGCTGCGACGGGGACGCGGGCCATTGGACCCGTATGCCCATGGCCCCGGGGCGGTATGCGGCGCCCCGGCACGCGTCCGCCATTTCGTCCGCGCGTGCACGGGCCCCGCGATCCGGCCTCCCGTACCGGACAATGACCCTGTGCTGGAGATGACGCGCGAGGAGTTCGAGGAACTGGTCGCCGAGGCGCTGGACCGGATCCCGCCGGAGCTGACGCGGCTCATGGACAACGTGGCGGTGTTCGTCGAGGACGAACCGCCCGCCGAGGACCCCGAGCTGCTCGGGCTGTACGAGGGGACTCCGCTGACCGACCGGGGCGAGTGGTACGCGGGCGTGCTGCCCGACCGGATCACCGTCTACCGGGGGCCGACGCTCAGGATGTGCGAGTCCCGCGAGGACGTCGTCGCGGAGACCGAGGTGACCGTGGTGCACGAGATCGCCCATCACTTCGGCATCGACGACGCGCGGCTGCACGCCCTGGGCTACGGGTGAGCCACGGCTGAGCGTCGATTCGAACGCGGCGCGTGTCCTCTTGCGGGCGGCGGGAGTTGGGGAGGTTGACTCTTTTCCCGCCCCCGGAGGTGGCCGCCGTGCGCCCCTTGTACGTACCCGCCCGTCTGGCCGCCGCGGTGCTGACCGTCGCCGCTGCCGCCGGCTGTGTCAGCGTGGGCGACGACGCGGGGCCCGCCCGGCCCTCCCACTCCGCCGGGCAGCACGGGGGCGGGGCCCCGAACGGCGGTCCGGGCGGCGGCTCCGGCGGTTTCGGGTACGACGGCGGGGCGGGTGACGGCAAGCACGGGCACCGCGGCAAGGCGAAGCACGGGAAGTCGGCGTCGGCCTCGGCCACGCCGTCCGGGACGGACCGTACGACCACCGCGCCCGCGAAGCCGGGGAAGACGGTCAAGCCCGGCGACCCCGCGCCGACCGGGGCGGAGCCGACGCCCCCGCCCACCTCCGCCCCGCCCGAGCCGCCGCCCGCCTCCACCCCGCCGCCGCCCGCCTCGGAACCGCCCTCGGCCGAGCCGTCCTCCTCGGCGCACGAGGAGACGGGGCCGCAGCTGGTGCAGCGGGAGCCGGCGCCCGCCGCGGGCGCCGCCGCATGAGGGTCCCGTGCCGCCGACGGGCGAGGAGGCCGCCGGCGCCGGGGGCGAGAGGCGATGTGGCGGGCGTCTCCTGAGATCGGTTTGCCTTCGGGGGTGGGGGGTGCGTATGGTGGTAGATCGTTTGATCCCATTTGCCCGGCGCCACCGCAGAGCGCGCCGTGTGGCGCGTACTCTCCCTTGCCGTGGCGGACCGCATTGAGGCGGTCGTGAGCGAATCACGGAGTTGACGGGCGCGTGCCGAAGAGACTCCGGAAGGTTTCGCATTCGCATGTCCGTGTCCAGTACTGATCAGTTCGTCGTGTCCGAGAACGAGAACGAGCTCGTTGACGTGACGTCCGAGGTCACCGAGGCCCCCGAGGCCACTGACACCACCCCCCAGACCACCTTCGCCGACCTCGGCCTCCCCGAGGGCGTGGTGCGCAAGCTCGCGCAGAACGGCGTAACGACCCCCTTCCCGATCCAGGCCGCGACCATCCCGGACGCCCTGACCGGCAAGGACATCCTCGGCCGGGGCCGCACCGGCTCCGGCAAGACCCTCTCCTTCGGTCTGCCGACCCTGGCCCTGCTGGCCGGCGGCCGTACCGAGAAGAAGCGGCCCCGCGCCGTCATCCTCACCCCCACCCGTGAGCTGGCCATGCAGGTCGCCGACGCTCTCCAGCCCTACGGCGACGTCCTCGGCCTGAAGATGAAGGTCGTCTGCGGCGGTACGTCCATGGGCAACCAGATCTACGCCCTGGAGCGCGGCGTCGACATCCTCGTCGCCACCCCGGGCCGCCTGCGCGACATCATCAACCGCGGCGCCTGCTCCCTGGAGGACGTCCAGATCACCGTCCTCGACGAGGCCGACCAGATGTCCGACCTGGGCTTCCTGCCCGAGGTCACCGAGCTGCTCGACCAGGTCCCGGCCGGCGGCCAGCGAATGCTGTTCTCCGCGACCATGGAGAACGAGATCCAGACCCTCGTCGACCGCTACCTGAACAACCCCGTCTCCCACGAGGTGGACGCGGCCCAGGGCGCGGTGACGACCATGTCGCACCACATCCTCATCGTGAAGCCCAAGGACAAGGCGCCGGTCACGGCCGCGATCGCCTCCCGCAAGGGCCGCACGATCATCTTCGTCCGCACCCAGCTGGGCGCCGACCGCGTCGCCGAGCAGCTGCGCGAGTCCGGCGTAAAGGCCGACGCGCTGCACGGCGGCATGACCCAGGGCGCCCGTACCCGCACCCTGGCGGACTTCAAGGACGGTTACGTCAACGTCCTGGTCGCCACCGACGTCGCCGCCCGCGGTATCCACGTCGACGGCATCGACCTGGTCCTGAACGTGGACCCGGCCGGTGACCACAAGGACTACCTGCACCGTGCGGGCCGTACCGCGCGCGCCGGCCGCACCGGCACCGTGGTCTCCCTCTCGCTGCCGCACCAGCGGCGCCAGATCTTCCGCCTCATGGAGGACGCCGGCGTCGACGCGGGCCGCCACATCATCCAGGGCGGTGCCGCCTTCGAGCCGGAGGTCGCCGACATCACCGGCGCCCGCTCCATGACCGAGGTCCAGGCCGAGTCCGCCGGCAACGCCGCCCATCAGGCCGAGCGGGACGTCGCCCAGCTCACCAAGCAGCTGGAGCGCGCCCAGCGCCGTGCGACCGAACTGCGCGAGGAGGCCGACCGTCTGGTCGCCCGCGTGGCCCGCGAGCGCGGCGAGGACCCCGAGGCCGCGGTGGCCGAGGCCCAGGCGGCCGCGGCGGAGGCCGTGGTCGAGGCGGCCGCGGCCGTCGAGCAGGCGGCCGAGTGCGAGCAGCGTCCGGCGGCTTCGGCGCCGTACGAGCGCAAGGAGCGGCGTGGCTTCGAGCGCCGTGACGACCGTGGCGACCGTGGTGGCCGTGGCTTCGAGCGTCGTGACGACCGCGGTGACCGTGGTGGCCGTGGCTTCGAGCGTCGTGACGACCGCGGTGACCGTGGTGGCCGTTCCTTCGAGCGGCGTGACGACCGTCGTCCGTTCGACCGGGACCGCGACCGTGGCTTCGAGCGCCGTGACGACCGCGGTGACCGTGGTGGCCGTTCCTTCGAGCGCCGTGACGACCGCGGTGACCGCGGTGACCGCGGTGACCGTGGCGGCCGTGGCTTCGAGCGCCGCGAGGAGCGCCGTCCGTTCGAAGGCGACCGTGGCGGCCGTTCCTTCGAGCGCCGTGACGACCGCGGCGGCTTCCGCCGGGACGAGCGCGGTGGGCACCGGGGCAGCGACCGTCCGTTCAACCGCGACCGCCGCGACGACCGCCCGGGCTTCCGCTCCGGTGGTCACGACCGCCCCTTCGGCCGTCGTGACGACCACCGCGGCACCGGCTCCTTCGGCCGCCGCGAGGACAAGCCGCGCTGGAAGCGCAACGGCTGACGTTGAGTGAGCTCAGGGAAGGGCCCGTACGACTCCGGTCGTGCGGGCCCTTCCGCGTGTCCGGGCACCGGTCTCCGGCGGCCGGTGAGGCCGCACGGACCTCTTCGGGCCACACCGGTACCAGGCGTGGCGCATGTCACGCCCCTGGCGAGGGAATTGCTGGGGGCATGACAGATGACGCGAGCGCGAGCGGGCCGTCGGA of the Streptomyces sp. 1222.5 genome contains:
- a CDS encoding metallophosphoesterase, translating into MARVPVAALDRMLNRTPNRTRRRGGKQPALELAARPRPWLSALGLTTVVLIGAWLGLLIVGNVRAPVGPMNTTMALRPSLTGGTKINISPLGALTLDSHVAPVRLDVNVDQLDPLRSQALVDHPERLSGLQDEVTDDVEHGTLDLAVRSCVAVVTGATALGLAVYRRPRRALAAGGLALALLAASGASAYATWNPKSVLEPKFSGLLSSAPSVVGNARSIVTEFDVYQKELARLVTNVTKLYDVTSTLPAYQPDPSTIRVLHVSDIHLNPASWKIIASLVKQYRVNVIVDSGDTMDHGAAAENGFLDPIGDLGAPYVWVRGNHDSRTTQRYLERIKNVHVLDDGRAETVGGLRFAGMGDPQFTPDRSAVPGGDRSEELAGDRLASALRDQRASGTPADVAIAHEPAAARETDGEVPLVLCGHLHHQGTEMLKYGTRLRMEGSTGGSGLRAVERQYPAPIEASILYFDRDSKRLQAWDAIKLGGLGLTTAEVSRHLADENGIGASPDPTPSGTLSGTPSGPASRRAP
- a CDS encoding DEAD/DEAH box helicase produces the protein MSVSSTDQFVVSENENELVDVTSEVTEAPEATDTTPQTTFADLGLPEGVVRKLAQNGVTTPFPIQAATIPDALTGKDILGRGRTGSGKTLSFGLPTLALLAGGRTEKKRPRAVILTPTRELAMQVADALQPYGDVLGLKMKVVCGGTSMGNQIYALERGVDILVATPGRLRDIINRGACSLEDVQITVLDEADQMSDLGFLPEVTELLDQVPAGGQRMLFSATMENEIQTLVDRYLNNPVSHEVDAAQGAVTTMSHHILIVKPKDKAPVTAAIASRKGRTIIFVRTQLGADRVAEQLRESGVKADALHGGMTQGARTRTLADFKDGYVNVLVATDVAARGIHVDGIDLVLNVDPAGDHKDYLHRAGRTARAGRTGTVVSLSLPHQRRQIFRLMEDAGVDAGRHIIQGGAAFEPEVADITGARSMTEVQAESAGNAAHQAERDVAQLTKQLERAQRRATELREEADRLVARVARERGEDPEAAVAEAQAAAAEAVVEAAAAVEQAAECEQRPAASAPYERKERRGFERRDDRGDRGGRGFERRDDRGDRGGRGFERRDDRGDRGGRSFERRDDRRPFDRDRDRGFERRDDRGDRGGRSFERRDDRGDRGDRGDRGGRGFERREERRPFEGDRGGRSFERRDDRGGFRRDERGGHRGSDRPFNRDRRDDRPGFRSGGHDRPFGRRDDHRGTGSFGRREDKPRWKRNG
- a CDS encoding metallopeptidase family protein: MLEMTREEFEELVAEALDRIPPELTRLMDNVAVFVEDEPPAEDPELLGLYEGTPLTDRGEWYAGVLPDRITVYRGPTLRMCESREDVVAETEVTVVHEIAHHFGIDDARLHALGYG